Within Persephonella sp., the genomic segment TTTTATCTTTTCAAGATATATCATTATCGCTGTTATTGCGGCAGGGGTTATACCCTCAAGTCTTGAAGCATGTCCAAGTGTTATAGGTTTTGCCTTTGAAAGTTTCTGGACAACCTCTTTTGTTAAGCCTGCTATTTTTGAATAATCTATATTTTCAGGTATCTTTATGTTCTCAAGGTATCTCATTTTTTCATTCATCTTCCTTTCTCTTTCAAAATATCCTGAATATTTGATATTAATATCAATCTCCTCCTGAATGTAATCCCTTTCAGGTATATCTATATTCATTTTTTTAAGATCTTTCACGCTTATCTGTGGTCTTTTCAAAAATTCAAACACAGTAACAGATTTTTCTCCTAAACTTATTTTTTCTTTTTTATACTTATCTATCCAGTTTCTGATCTCTTTCTCTGTTTCCTTAATATATCTAAACTGTTCTTCTGTTAACATCCCAATATTGAATGCCTTTTCATACAGCCTTAAAACAGGATTGTCCTGCCTCAGATGAAGCCTGTATTCTGATCTTGATGTGAAAAGTCTGTATGGCTCAATAACCCCTTTTGTTGTAAGATCATCAATCATCACACCGATATAAGCCTCATCTCTTCTTATGTATATAGGTTCTTTCCCAAAAGCCCTGCGAGCAGCATTTATTCCTGCAACAATACCCTGACCGGCAGCCTCCTCATAACCTGTTGTTCCGTTGAAGTTTCCTGCATGGTAAAGACCTTTTATCCTTTTTGTTTCAAGTGTGGGATAAAGCTCTGTAGGGGGGACTATATCATATTCTATGGCATAGGCAGGCTTAAGAAGAACAACATTCTCAAGTCCCGGGATAGAACGATACATCTCCCACTGGACTTCCTCAGGTAGAGATGTTGAAAGACCATTTGGATAAATGCTTATACCGTCCCTTGTCTCAGGTTCAAGCCAGACAGTATGTCTTTCCTTATTTTCAAACTTTACGATCTTATCCTCAATTGAGGGGCAGTATCTTGGACCTATCCCTTTTATAGCTCCTCCGTAAAGGGCTGTTCTGTGGAGGTTCTCTCTTATTATCCTGTGGGTTTCGGGGGTTGTATAGGTTATGTAGCAGGGTATCTGATTTTTCTGCCCTTTTTCAAACCAGTATGAACCGTAAGGTTCTGTCCAGAAAGAGAACTTTGGAGCAGGATCATCTCCAGGAGCTTCTTCGAGAGATGAAAAATCAATCGTTCTTTTATCAAGTCTTGCAGGAGTTCCTGTTTTAAACCTCTGAAGTGGAAAACCTGCTCTTTTGTAAAACTCAGGCAGTTTTGTTGCAGGTTTTTCTCCCATTCTACCTGCAGGTATCTGTTTGTCTCCAATATGAATAACACCGTCCAAAAATGTTCCTGTTGTTACAACGACAGATTTTGTTCTTATCCTGAGTTTTCCATCTACCTCAACACCTTCTACTTCATTTGAATGGGGTTTCAGGAATATATCTGTGGCTTCTCCTTCTATTACCGTTAAATTTTCTGTGTTTTGGATTTTATTTACCATATATTTCCTGTATTCCTCTTTATCTGCCTGTGCCCTTGGTGAACGAACCGCAGGACCCTTCCTTGTGTTTAAAGTTTTATACTGAAGTCCTGTTGTATCGATAGCCTTTCCCATTTCTCCGCCGAGGGCATCTATCTCTCTGACTACTATGCCCTTTGCTATACCTCCAATGGCAGGATTACAGGGCATTAGACCTATTTTTTCCTTATCAAGGGTTATTAAAGCTGTTTTTGCCCCTATCTTAGCAGAAGCAAGAGCCGCCTCTATACCTGCGTGTCCTCCACCTATTACAACAACATCAAACTCTGCGTCATAATTCATATGCTACCCCAAATTTAAGATTTACAGGAAAAATAATATATGAATACTTAGTTTTATTACAACTTTTGGATTTCTTTTAAAACCCAATTTCCTATTGGGTTCATAAACTCTGGATCTCCAAGATGATATGCAGTCCAGAGGTGAAGGCATTTTACTTTGAATGGTTTTTTGTCAAAATCCTGAATTCCCCCAATGCCGGTGGTTAAGAGCTTTTTAACCACATAGTTCGGATATTTTTTACCTTTAATAAATTCTTTTCTTTCATTAATCTCTTTTCTGTGTAAATTTACAAATAATTCAAACAGTTTCTCATCATTTGTTACCTTTTCTTCCCACTTTTCTATCCAGCCTTTTTCTTCTAATCTTGATATTTTTGATCTGAGATCTTTATTTATTATCCAGAATTTTGTCGGCTGGGGTATGTATAATCCTTTTTTTCTGTCATAGATTACAGGAGGGTTTTCGGTAATATCAATATTCTTCATTTTCCCACATTTCAGGTTCAAATCTTACCACCTTGTTTCTACCTGCCTCTTTCGCCTTATAGAGGGCTATGTCTGCATACTTGATACACTGCCAGAACTTCTCACCGTCTATTGGAAATTCGCTGACACCTATACTTACAGTTTTTTTCAGGGTTACCCCTTCTGTTGCAATTGTTGTTTTTTCTACCCTTTCACGAATTTTTTCAGCTACTTTTACCGATTCGTCTTGGGCTACATCAATGAGAATAACAAGAAATTCCTCTCCTCCGTATCTTACAACAATATCAGACTGCCTTACGCTGTTTTTGATTACAGAAGCAACTTTTTTCAGCACAGCATCACCTACCGAATGTCCATACTGGTCATTCACCTGTTTGAAAAAGTCTATGTCTATCATCAATACGCCGACTATTATGTTCTTTCTTGACACATATGCCATTATTTTAGGTGCAAGTTCTTCAAGAAATCTTCTGTTGTAAACACCTGTTAGCTGATCAACAAGAGACTGTCTTTTTAGTTTTTCCATATAAGATTTTGCTTCTATTACAGGGGCAACTTCTCTAAGATAAGCCTCTATGAAAGGTGTTTTTCTCTTTATTTCATCTTTTTCTTCCTTTGTATAAACAAGCTGTAGTATTATACCCACTCTTCCACCAACAAATATTGGTAAACATGAGAAAAGTTCTTCAGCCTCTCCATCTTCACAGTTTATAAAGTTTGGACATACACATGCATATTCTTCAGATATTACCTCAGACCCTGTTCTTTTAACGCGACATTGATCTGCATTTGAAAAGACAATATCTTTACACCATTTGACAGATTCATCAATATCAATCAGCCTGTTCCTCTCATAATCAACCTCGTATATAGAGTATTTGCTAATCTTCATGTCTCTCATTAATTTTCTTAATCTCATGTAAATGTCTTCTTTTGAAGCATCTTTTTCCACAATTTTTTTAAAGTTGTATATGTTTACAAGCTCATCAACAATTCTGTAAGTATCTTTTAAAGCGTTTGTAGACTTATCAATGTTTTCTCCAATCAGGTATGAAACCTTTTTCTCAATAGAGGTTAATGTCATACATAATTTGTCCATTGTTTCATTGTATGTGTCTGCAACCTCTTTTGCTTCATCATTTGTGTTAATAAACACCCTTTCTTTGAAGTCCCCTTCTTTTGCTTTAGAAAGACCATTTTTCAATTTTGAAAAAAACTCTGTATAGGGCTGGAAAAATCTGATGATAACAAATATTGTGGCTATAAATATGATCATTGAAACGATAGATGTGTTTAACAGGTTAAGAAATGCTGTTTCTCTGATCTCAGTAAGATCTGTTTTTATGTATATAGCCCCTAAGATGTCTCCAGCATCAACATTGTGGCATTTGAGACAGTCTATTTTGCCTTTAGGTTCTGCTTTGTAAGGGATTATAAGAACATAATAAACCTTGTCAAAAGATTCTTCTAATTTCTCATAAGGTATTCCTGTTCTTAAAACCTCTATCTCCTGTGGGGATCTGGGCTGTTCGTAAGGATTTCCTTTCCCAAACTGTTTTATTACTTTTTCACCCCTAACCACTCTGATCTCTTCTATATTTTTTTTGTTCATCTTGATGTTATTCAGGAAGATATCCCTTTTATCTATCTGCCCTATGCTCATTAATGTTGTCAGGGAGTCTCTTACCATTTCGGCAACAATGTTTGATTGGTTCTTTGCGTGGTATATGTTTATTTCCCTAAAGCTCTTATATTCAAGAACCTGATTTATAATAAAAAGTGTTATTAAGAGAAAACCAATTCTTACAAGGAGGCGACTTCTAATTGATTTCATTTTTCACCACAAATATTTAAAATTATAATTAATATATTCGCAACAAAACTAAAAAAAGTTTAGAATTATATTATTCAATATAAGGTTCAGATTAATTGAAAAAAAGAGTATTTATCGGAAGTTTTGTAAAAATACCGGGTTTTAGCAAAGAATACCCCAAAATAAAAAAAGAGTTCGGGGGTATATTGGCAGGCAGATGGATTCCTGAAAGAAACTTTCATATAACATATAGATTTTTAGGAGATATCTCTATATACGAAATAAATAACATAAAAGCTATTCTTAAAGACAAACTGGAAGGCAGCATTTCTGTGAGTATTAAGTTTAAAGGTTTAGGTGCTTTTCCTAATCTGGCAAATCCAAGGGTTTTTTTTATACAGGTTGAGGACACTTCTGGAAACCTTCAGGAGATCAGCAGATTTATAAACCAAAAACTTGCACTGCTTGGATATCCGGAAGAAAAAAAGCTATTTAAACCTCATATAACCTTGAAAAGAATTAAACAGGTGGATAATGAACAATTTCTAAGAAAAATAAAAAGCTACGAAAACAAACTTTTTGGCGTTCAAAAAGAGATTAAAATTAATATAGTTGAAAGTATTCTGAGACCAGAAGGTGCAATTTATAAACCTGTGGAATAATAAGTATAACAGGTATATATTTATTTAAGATTTTTTTAGAAACTATGAGAATTTTCATTTTTACCGTTGGTTAAAAATGTTAGAAGGATTATCTAAAACGGGATTAAGAAGGAGGTTCAAATATGAGTAAATACAAATTCAAGAGAAGTTCCACATACGGAAAAACACAGATGGATTATGCCAGGGAGGGAGTTATAACTCCTGAGATGGAGTTTGTTGCCCAGAGGGAGATGCTCTCACCAGAGCTTGTGAGACAGGAAGTGGCAAGAGGAAGAATGGTAATCCCTTCAAATATACACCATTATTCCCTTGAACCTATGGCTATCGGAATAGCTGCAAAATGTAAAGTAAACGCCAACATAGGTAATTCAGCTGTTGTTTCTGATGTGGAGACAGAGCTTGAGAAACTCAGGGTGGCTCTCAAATATGGAGCTGACACAGTTATGGATCTATCAACCGGAGGTAATATTGATGAGATAAGAGAGGCTATTATAAATGAATCTCCTGTTCCCATAGGAACCGTTCCTATATATCAGGCTGTTCAGGAAGTGAGGTCAATAGAAAATCTTACAGAACAGGACATTCTTGATATGATTGAGCATCAGGCACAGCAGGGTGTTGATTACATGACAATACACGCAGGTGTATTAAGAGAATTTCTCCCACTGGTCAATCACAGACTTATGGGGATTGTCTCAAGAGGCGGATCAATAATGGCAGAATGGATGACTGTCCACGGCAAACAAAATCCCCTTTATACAAACTTTGATAAGATATGCCAGATATTCAAAAAATACGATGTAACATTCTCACTTGGTGATGGATTAAGACCCGGCTGTATCAATGATGCTTCTGACGAAGCACAGTTTGCAGAGCTGAAAGTCTTAGGCGAACTTACCAAAAAAGCTTGGGAGCATGGTGTTCAGGTTATGATAGAAGGTCCAGGTCATGTTCCGATGGATCAGATTGAGATGAACATCAAGAAAGAGATGGAACTGTGCCATGAAGCTCCGTTTTATGTTCTGGGTCCTCTGGTAACGGATATAGCCCCTGGATACGATCACATCGCATCTGCAATTGGTGCAGCGATGGCAGGGTGGTATGGTGCCTCAATGCTTTGTTATGTTACCCCAAAAGAACATCTGGGGCTTCCAAATCCAGAAGATGTTAAACAGGGGCTTATAGCTTATAAAATCGCTGCCCACGCAGCAGACCTTGCAAGACACAGACCGGGTGCAAAAGAGTGGGACGATGCCATGTCAAAGGCAAGATATGAGTTTGATTGGGAAAAACAGTTTGAACTTGCCATAGATCCAGAAACGGCAAGAAAATACCATGACGAGACCTTGCCTCAGGAAGGATATAAATCTGCAAAATTCTGCTCAATGTGTGGTCCATCATTCTGTGCTTACAGAATATCCCAAAATGTTCAGGAAGCAGTAAAGGAAGAAGAGTTTATAGATATAAAAAACCAGAAATAAATGGAAAAGTTTGAAAGGATTTTAGAAAGTATAGATGATCCTATTGTTGTAGTTTCACAGGAAGGTGAAATAATCTACATGAACCAGGCTGGGTACATACTAAAGTCCCAGCTTGGGATCAAACAGTTTGATGAGCTCATAAGATATCCTTTCAGTTTTGAATTTATCAAAAAGGGTATGTCTGTAAAAGGAATTTTCAAGGAGATAAATAAAAGCAGATTTTTAATAGACGCATTTCCCTATGAAAAAAAAGGTTTAACACTTCTGATCAGAGATATAACCAGATTTATAGAGCTTGAAGAATTGTCAAAAAAAGAAGGATTGATCATAACCGTTTCAAAACTTCTTTCTTCCGTTTTCCACGATATGAAAGGACCTGTAGGAGGGATTAAGGGGGCTGCCCAGCTGCTTAAAGAAGACATACAGGATAAAGAGCTGATAGATGACATACTGTATGAGACAGGTCGGATTGAAAAAATGATTAATGAGATAGCTTTACTTACCAAACCTGTTAAACTTTCAAAAGTTCATATAAACATACATAAAGTTTTGGACGATGCCATTAAAACAGTTGAAAAGCAATATCCTGAAGTGGATTTTGAGAGGATATACGATCCCAGCCTTCCAGACCTTTTGATAGATCCAGACTACATGAACAGAGTGTTTATAAATATATTAAGAAATGGGGTTGAAGCTATAAACGGAAAAGGTAGAATCAGAATTCAAACAGGAATATCCTGGGACAAAATCTACTCGCCGAAAGGAAACAAAGTATTTATAAGAATAAAAGATTCTGGAAAAGGAGTTCCTGAAGAATTTATAGACAGACTTTTCATTCCATTTGTTTCAACAAAGAAGAAAGGCATGGGAATTGGACTTTCTTCTTCTTACAAGATAGTTAAGGAACACGGTGGGATATTAAGGTATATAGGAGATGCAACATTTGAGATACTATTACCTATACCTGAAAGGAGT encodes:
- a CDS encoding diguanylate cyclase, whose protein sequence is MKSIRSRLLVRIGFLLITLFIINQVLEYKSFREINIYHAKNQSNIVAEMVRDSLTTLMSIGQIDKRDIFLNNIKMNKKNIEEIRVVRGEKVIKQFGKGNPYEQPRSPQEIEVLRTGIPYEKLEESFDKVYYVLIIPYKAEPKGKIDCLKCHNVDAGDILGAIYIKTDLTEIRETAFLNLLNTSIVSMIIFIATIFVIIRFFQPYTEFFSKLKNGLSKAKEGDFKERVFINTNDEAKEVADTYNETMDKLCMTLTSIEKKVSYLIGENIDKSTNALKDTYRIVDELVNIYNFKKIVEKDASKEDIYMRLRKLMRDMKISKYSIYEVDYERNRLIDIDESVKWCKDIVFSNADQCRVKRTGSEVISEEYACVCPNFINCEDGEAEELFSCLPIFVGGRVGIILQLVYTKEEKDEIKRKTPFIEAYLREVAPVIEAKSYMEKLKRQSLVDQLTGVYNRRFLEELAPKIMAYVSRKNIIVGVLMIDIDFFKQVNDQYGHSVGDAVLKKVASVIKNSVRQSDIVVRYGGEEFLVILIDVAQDESVKVAEKIRERVEKTTIATEGVTLKKTVSIGVSEFPIDGEKFWQCIKYADIALYKAKEAGRNKVVRFEPEMWENEEY
- a CDS encoding DUF501 domain-containing protein, with protein sequence MKNIDITENPPVIYDRKKGLYIPQPTKFWIINKDLRSKISRLEEKGWIEKWEEKVTNDEKLFELFVNLHRKEINERKEFIKGKKYPNYVVKKLLTTGIGGIQDFDKKPFKVKCLHLWTAYHLGDPEFMNPIGNWVLKEIQKL
- the mnmG gene encoding tRNA uridine-5-carboxymethylaminomethyl(34) synthesis enzyme MnmG, whose translation is MNYDAEFDVVVIGGGHAGIEAALASAKIGAKTALITLDKEKIGLMPCNPAIGGIAKGIVVREIDALGGEMGKAIDTTGLQYKTLNTRKGPAVRSPRAQADKEEYRKYMVNKIQNTENLTVIEGEATDIFLKPHSNEVEGVEVDGKLRIRTKSVVVTTGTFLDGVIHIGDKQIPAGRMGEKPATKLPEFYKRAGFPLQRFKTGTPARLDKRTIDFSSLEEAPGDDPAPKFSFWTEPYGSYWFEKGQKNQIPCYITYTTPETHRIIRENLHRTALYGGAIKGIGPRYCPSIEDKIVKFENKERHTVWLEPETRDGISIYPNGLSTSLPEEVQWEMYRSIPGLENVVLLKPAYAIEYDIVPPTELYPTLETKRIKGLYHAGNFNGTTGYEEAAGQGIVAGINAARRAFGKEPIYIRRDEAYIGVMIDDLTTKGVIEPYRLFTSRSEYRLHLRQDNPVLRLYEKAFNIGMLTEEQFRYIKETEKEIRNWIDKYKKEKISLGEKSVTVFEFLKRPQISVKDLKKMNIDIPERDYIQEEIDINIKYSGYFERERKMNEKMRYLENIKIPENIDYSKIAGLTKEVVQKLSKAKPITLGHASRLEGITPAAITAIMIYLEKIKKSKVREG
- the thpR gene encoding RNA 2',3'-cyclic phosphodiesterase; this translates as MKKRVFIGSFVKIPGFSKEYPKIKKEFGGILAGRWIPERNFHITYRFLGDISIYEINNIKAILKDKLEGSISVSIKFKGLGAFPNLANPRVFFIQVEDTSGNLQEISRFINQKLALLGYPEEKKLFKPHITLKRIKQVDNEQFLRKIKSYENKLFGVQKEIKINIVESILRPEGAIYKPVE
- the thiC gene encoding phosphomethylpyrimidine synthase ThiC — translated: MSKYKFKRSSTYGKTQMDYAREGVITPEMEFVAQREMLSPELVRQEVARGRMVIPSNIHHYSLEPMAIGIAAKCKVNANIGNSAVVSDVETELEKLRVALKYGADTVMDLSTGGNIDEIREAIINESPVPIGTVPIYQAVQEVRSIENLTEQDILDMIEHQAQQGVDYMTIHAGVLREFLPLVNHRLMGIVSRGGSIMAEWMTVHGKQNPLYTNFDKICQIFKKYDVTFSLGDGLRPGCINDASDEAQFAELKVLGELTKKAWEHGVQVMIEGPGHVPMDQIEMNIKKEMELCHEAPFYVLGPLVTDIAPGYDHIASAIGAAMAGWYGASMLCYVTPKEHLGLPNPEDVKQGLIAYKIAAHAADLARHRPGAKEWDDAMSKARYEFDWEKQFELAIDPETARKYHDETLPQEGYKSAKFCSMCGPSFCAYRISQNVQEAVKEEEFIDIKNQK
- a CDS encoding ATP-binding protein, whose translation is MEKFERILESIDDPIVVVSQEGEIIYMNQAGYILKSQLGIKQFDELIRYPFSFEFIKKGMSVKGIFKEINKSRFLIDAFPYEKKGLTLLIRDITRFIELEELSKKEGLIITVSKLLSSVFHDMKGPVGGIKGAAQLLKEDIQDKELIDDILYETGRIEKMINEIALLTKPVKLSKVHINIHKVLDDAIKTVEKQYPEVDFERIYDPSLPDLLIDPDYMNRVFINILRNGVEAINGKGRIRIQTGISWDKIYSPKGNKVFIRIKDSGKGVPEEFIDRLFIPFVSTKKKGMGIGLSSSYKIVKEHGGILRYIGDATFEILLPIPERSEK